One region of Oryza glaberrima chromosome 7, OglaRS2, whole genome shotgun sequence genomic DNA includes:
- the LOC127778859 gene encoding DDRGK domain-containing protein 1, giving the protein MDGGGGMLGAVVCLLLVFAIFPLLLWRRRSDAAHRLPPQPLQDERVLRGGPAPGPAARRMRRRPLSTSADASTSRDRDVDDADSDLEEEIQDVPRGSKKKEKKRQDREAQRQAEEAARDSRRTKQDRYAEMRRKKDEEREAQERLMEEEARARKAKEEEAAALEFEKWKGAFSVDAEGTTESDTQDDGQGLLHNFVEYIKNQKCVPLEDLAAEFRMRTQDCINRIITLEGMDRLSGVMDDRGKFIYISTEEMKAVADYIRKQGRVSISHLASNSNQFIDLEPKPQYNEESNLDENAAAGTEL; this is encoded by the exons atggacggcggcggcggcatgttGGGCGCCGTGGTGTGCTTGCTGCTGGTCTTCGCCatctttcccctcctcctctggcgccgccgctccgatgccgcccaccgcctcccACCCCAGCCGCTCCAG GACGAACGTGTGCTCCGCGGCGGCCCCGCTCCCGGTCCGGCGGCGCGCCGCATGCGCCGGAGGCCGCTCTCCACTTCGGCTGACGCTTCCACCAGCCGCGACCGCGATG TCGACGACGCTGACAGTGACCTAGAGGAGGAGATCCAGGATGTCCCCAGGGGTTccaagaagaaggagaagaaaaggcaAGACCGAGAGGCCCAGCGTCAG GCCGAAGAAGCAGCCCGGGATTCGAGGAGGACTAAACAAGATCGCTATGCAGaaatgaggaggaagaaagacGAAGAGCGTGAGGCACAAGAGAGACTTATG GAAGAAGAAGCAAGGGCGAGGAAAGCCAAAGAGGAGGAAGCTGCTGCCTTGGAATTTGAGAAATGGAAAGGAGCCTTCTCAGTTGATGCTGAAGGTACAACAGAGAGTGACACACAAGATGATGGCCAGGGTTTGCTCCACAATTTTGTAGAGTACATCAAG AACCAGAAGTGTGTTCCTCTAGAGGACCTTGCCGCAGAGTTCAGGATGAGAACACAG GACTGTATCAACCGGATCATTACACTTGAAGGCATGG ATAGGCTATCTGGTGTCATGGATGATCGTGGGAAGTTCATATACATATCTACTGAGGAGATGAAGGCTGTCGCAGATTACATCAGGAAACAAGGGAGGGTGAGCATATCACATTTGGCCAGTAACTCAAATCAATTTATTGATTTGGAGCCAAAGCCCCAGTACAATGAGGAGAGCAATCTCGATGAGAATGCCGCAGCAGGCACCGAGCTTTGA
- the LOC127778852 gene encoding glutamate receptor 3.4-like: MAGDQLLRRLLFLLWVVALAVPGLAARPANVSIGALFTFDSVIGRAAKVAIELAVADVNRDDGVLNGTYLSVVEQDTKCSGFIGIIQGLQVMEKKVVAVVGPQSSGIGHVVSHVADELRIPLVSFAATDPTLGSSQYPYFLRATHSDFFQMAAVADIISHYAWREATLIYVDNDYGRAALDALGDHLQSMRSKVSYRAPLPPAADRAAITDLLLRVSMMESRVIVVHANPDSGLDIFAAAQSLGMMSSGYVWIATEWLAALLDSDSSPPRKTTALALLQGVVTLRQYTPDSDAKRSLMSRFAARLQAHNTTGGINAYVLFAYDAVWMAARAIDQLLVDGSNVSFSDDARLRAENETGSALRLGALKVFDQGEQLLSKMKTLNFTGVTGQVRFGDDRNLADPAYEVLNVGGTGVRRVGYWSNRTRLSVTAPEQEQNGKKKKQQGEELYSVIWPGETASTPRGWVFPNNGKALRIGVPYRTTYKQFVSKDAGGPDGASGYCIDVFKAAVALLAYPVPVSYVVVGDGVKNPSYGELVQRVAEGELDAAVGDISIVTNRTRVVDFTQPYVESGLVIVTAVRERASSAWAFLKPFTGEMWAVTGGFFLFVGAVVWVLEHRSNTDFRGSPRKQLVTVFWFSFSTMFFAHRENTVSTLGRLVLIIWLFVVLIINSSYTASLTSILTVQQLSTGIQGLDGLIASSDPIGFQVGSFAKSYLMQELGVPESRLRELAITDYASSLQTGVVAAIVDELPYVELFLSTNCQFRTVGQEFTKSGWGFAFQRDSPLAVDLSTAILTLSENGDLQRIHDKWLSPGQCASQGTDVGADRLNLSSFWGLFLICGVACFIALLIFFFRTLRQYFRYHGHADIDDDDDSENKATPFPVDGGERMSSRRPARLASIRDLMTFVDMKEAEVKRRKKMMNEDSSSCGRRLDMDSHSHRSMPTSANANAAPPSSSFSSV; encoded by the exons ATGGCGGGTGATCAGCTGCTCCGGCGGCTCCTGTTCCTCCTGTGGGTGGTGGCGCTGGCGGTGCCGGGGCTGGCGGCCAGGCCGGCGAACGTCAGCATCGGCGCGCTCTTCACCTTCGACTCCGTCATCGGGAGGGCGGCCAAGGTCGCCATCGAGCTGGCCGTCGCCGACGTGAACCGCGACGACGGCGTTCTCAACGGGACATACCTGAGCGTGGTGGAGCAGGACACCAAGTGCAGCGGATTCATCGGCATCATCCAAG GTCTGCAGGTGAtggagaagaaggtggtggcggtggtggggccACAGTCGTCGGGGATCGGACACGTGGTGTCgcacgtcgccgacgagctgcGCATCCCGCTGGTGTCGTTCGCCGCCACCGATCCGACGCTGGGCTCCTCCCAATACCCTTACTTCCTCCGCGCCACCCACAGCGACTTCTTCCagatggccgccgtcgccgacatcATCTCCCACTACGCCTGGCGCGAGGCCACCCTCATCTACGTCGACAACGACtacggccgcgccgccctcgacgCCCTCGGCGACCACCTCCAGTCCATGCGCTCCAAGGTCTCCTACCGTGCCCCGCTCCCCCcagccgccgaccgcgccgccatcaccgacctcctcctccgcgtcaGCATGATGGAGTCCCGCGTCATCGTCGTCCACGCCAACCCGGACTCCGGCCTCGAcatcttcgccgccgcgcagTCGCTCGGCATGATGTCCAGCGGCTACGTCTGGATCGCCACCGAGTggctcgccgcgctgctcgacTCCGACTCGTCGCCTCCCAGGAAGACCACCGCCCTGGCCCTGCTCCAGGGTGTCGTCACGCTCCGCCAGTACACCCCGGACTCCGACGCCAAGAGGTCGCTCATGTCCAGGTTCGCCGCGCGGCTGCAGGCCCACAACACCACTGGCGGCATCAACGCGTACGTGCTCTTCGCCTACGACGCCGTGTGGATGGCGGCGCGCGCCATCGACCAGCTCCTCGTCGACGGCTCCAACGTCTCCTTCTCCGACGACGCCAGGCTGCGCGCCGAGAACGAGACCGGGAGCGCGCTCCGCCTGGGCGCGCTCAAGGTGTTCGACCAGGGCGAGCAGCTGCTGAGCAAGATGAAAACGCTCAACTTCACCGGCGTCACCGGGCAGGTGCGGTTCGGCGACGACAGGAACCTGGCCGACCCGGCGTACGAGGTGCTGAACGTGGGCGGCACCGGGGTCCGGCGGGTGGGGTACTGGTCGAACCGCACGCGGCTGTCGGTGACGGCGCCCGAGCAGGAGCAGAacggcaagaagaagaagcagcagggGGAGGAGCTTTACAGCGTGATCTGGCCGGGGGAGACGGCGTCGACGCCGCGCGGGTGGGTGTTCCCGAACAACGGGAAGGCGCTGCGGATCGGGGTGCCGTACCGGACGACGTACAAGCAGTTCGTGTCCAAGGACGCGGGGGGGCCGGACGGCGCGAGCGGGTACTGCATCGACGTGTtcaaggcggcggtggcgctgctggCGTACCCGGTGCCGGTGTCGTACGTGGTGGTGGGGGACGGGGTGAAGAACCCGAGCTACGGGGAGCTGGTGCAGCGGGTGGCGGAGGGGGAGCTggacgcggcggtgggggaCATATCGATCGTGACCAACAGGACGCGGGTGGTGGACTTCACGCAGCCGTACGTGGAGTCCGGGCTGGTGATCGTGACGGCGGTGAGGGAGAGGGCGTCCAGCGCGTGGGCGTTCCTCAAGCCCTTCACGGGGGAGATGTGGGCGGTCACGGGGGGATTCTTCCTCTTCGTCGGGGCGGTGGTCTGGGTGCTGGAGCACCGCTCCAACACCGACTTCAGGGGCTCGCCGCGGAAGCAGCTGGTCACCGTCTTCTGGTTCAGCTTCTCCACCATGTTCTTCGCCCACCGGGAGAACACGGTGAGCACGCTGGGGAGGCTGGTGCTCATCATCTGGCTCTTCGTCGTGCTCATCATCAACTCCAGCTACACCGCCAGCCTCACCTCCATCCTCACCGTGCAGCAGCTGTCCACGGGCATCCAGGGCCTTGACGGCCTCATCGCCAGCTCCGACCCCATCGGCTTCCAGGTCGGCTCCTTCGCCAAGAGCTACCTCATGCAGGAGCTGGGCGTGCCCGAGTCCCGCCTCCGGGAGCTCGCCATCACCGACTACGCCTCCAGCCTGCAGACCGGCGTCGTGGCGGCCATCGTCGACGAGCTGCCGTACGTCGAGCTCTTCCTCTCCACCAACTGCCAGTTCAGGACGGTGGGACAGGAGTTCACAAAGAGCGGATGGGGATTC GCTTTCCAGCGCGACTCCCCTCTGGCCGTGGACCTTTCGACGGCGATCCTGACGCTGTCGGAGAACGGCGACCTGCAGAGGATCCACGACAAGTGGCTGAGCCCGGGGCAGTGCGCGTCGCAGGGCACCGACGTCGGCGCCGACCGCCTCAACCTCAGCAGCTTCTGGGGACTCTTCCTCATCTGCGGCGTCGCCTGCTTCATTGCcctcctcatcttcttcttccgcACGCTGCGCCAGTACTTCAGATACCACGGCCACGCcgacatcgacgacgacgacgacagcgagaACAAGGCAACGCCGTTCCCGGTGGATGGCGGCGAGAGGATgagctcgcggcggccggcgcggctgGCCAGCATCCGGGACCTGATGACGTTCGTGGACATGAAGGAGGCGGAGGTGAagcggaggaagaagatgatgaacgAAGACAGCAGCAGCTGCGGGAGGCGGCTGGACATGGACAGTCACAGTCACAGGTCCATGCCCACCTCCGCCAACGCCAACGCCGCcccgccctcttcttccttttcctccGTCTAA
- the LOC127778858 gene encoding gibberellin 2-beta-dioxygenase 5: MEEHDYDSNSNPPLMSTYKHLFVEQHRLDMDMGAVDVDECELPVIDLAGLMEAEQVCRADMVRAASEWGFFQVTNHGVPQALLRELHDAQVAVFRRPFQEKVTERLLGFSPESYRWGTPTAKCLEQLSWSEAYHIPMTTPRPSTSIRARAVIEEVSRAMYELAQKLAEILMRGLPGAGEGETMVTTREETCFLRLNRYPPCAVAMGGFGLCPHTDSDLLTIVHQQQDTVGGLQLLKGGRWVAVKPSPSTLIVNVGDLLQAWSNDVYKSVEHRVMANATLERFSMAFFLCPSYHTLIIPSSSHVHDDDAHYRSFTFGEYRKQIMEDVRSTGRKIGLHRFRTR, translated from the coding sequence ATGGAGGAGCACGACTACGACTCCAACTCGAACCCGCCGTTGATGAGCACGTACAAGCACCTGTTCGTGGAGCAGCACCGCCTGGACATGGACATgggcgccgtcgacgtcgacgagtGCGAGCTCCCTGTGATCGACCTCGCGGGGCTCATGGAGGCGGAGCAGGTGTGCCGCGCAGACATGGTGCGTGCGGCGTCGGAATGGGGCTTCTTCCAGGTGACCAACCACGGTGTGCCGCAGGCGCTGCTGCGCGAGCTGCACGACGCACAGGTGGCCGTGTTCCGGCGGCCCTTCCAGGAGAAGGTGACCGAGAGGCTGCTCGGCTTCTCGCCGGAGAGCTACCGGTGGGGAACGCCGACGGCCAAGTGCCTGGAGCAGCTGTCGTGGTCGGAGGCCTATCACATCCCAATGACGACGCCCAGGCCCAGCACGAGCATCAGGGCCAGGGCGGTGATCGAGGAGGTGTCGAGGGCGATGTACGAGCTGGCGCAGAAGCTGGCAGAGATCCTGATGAGAGGGCTGCcgggcgccggcgagggcgagacGATGGTGACGACGCGGGAGGAGACGTGCTTCCTGCGGCTGAACCGGTACCCACCGTGCGCCGTGGCCATGGGGGGCTTCGGGCTGTGCCCGCACACGGACAGCGACTTGCTCACCATCGTGCACCAGCAGCAGGACACCGTCGGCGGCCTCCAGCTGCTCAAGGGCGGCAGGTGGGTGGCCGTGAAGCCCAGCCCCAGCACCCTCATCGTCAACGTCGGCGACCTCCTGCAGGCGTGGAGCAACGATGTGTACAAGAGCGTGGAGCACAGGGTGATGGCCAACGCCACGCTGGAGCGCTTCTCCATGGCCTTCTTCCTCTGCCCCTCCTACCACACGCTCATCATCCCAAGCAGCAGCCATGTCCACGACGACGATGCCCATTACCGGAGCTTCACCTTCGGCGAGTACAGGAAGCAGATCATGGAGGACGTCAGGAGCACAGGCCGCAAGATTGGACTGCACCGCTTTCGAACCCGATAG